One window of the Thermococcus sp. P6 genome contains the following:
- a CDS encoding DUF424 domain-containing protein yields MIYVRVYRVQGEVLLAACDEELLGRTFREGKLKLEVKERFYKGELVEEDALEELLEKATIANLTGERCVGRAVELGYVDEARILRIQGVPHAQMAKMLKL; encoded by the coding sequence GTGATATACGTTAGGGTATACCGGGTTCAGGGGGAGGTTCTTTTGGCTGCATGCGACGAGGAGCTCCTCGGAAGAACGTTCAGGGAAGGAAAGCTTAAACTGGAAGTTAAGGAGAGGTTCTACAAGGGTGAACTTGTTGAAGAGGATGCACTGGAAGAGCTTTTAGAGAAAGCCACAATAGCCAACCTAACCGGGGAAAGATGCGTTGGCAGGGCCGTGGAGCTCGGTTACGTCGATGAAGCGAGGATACTGCGGATCCAGGGAGTTCCCCACGCCCAGATGGCGAAGATGCTGAAGTTATGA
- a CDS encoding 60S ribosomal export protein NMD3, with product MSERFCYRCGIGESEGGPLIEGLCQVCFRKENPVLLIDDKIDTELCQNCGSYKKRGVWVDPQSYELEELLFEVSESALLEVLGNSLDERVREFEVVSPKELEEVEKLPVGKALVSFQPVDWHIEHFPAIITYEVRVKARIHELQRELHDETRKVTVYVRQTVCPRCSRFLGGYFEAILQVRAEGRPLTEEERKAVGELVEEKVDEIMRRDRMGFIQDTIEKEEGLDFYMGSTSSARKLAHAIKERFGGSISEAYELVGQDRMTSKEVYRTSVSVRLPGFLKGDIVEDRKGNVYEVEGIDGRGMEMRNLKTLEKEHRDWRTVKRDGIERVEHEEINAMVTSVTPGEVQLMDMESYETFEIERPHIDLEEGRVYRLIKVKGKYYVEKI from the coding sequence ATGAGCGAGAGGTTCTGTTACAGGTGCGGGATAGGTGAGAGCGAGGGCGGCCCGCTGATAGAGGGCCTCTGTCAGGTGTGCTTTAGAAAGGAAAACCCTGTACTGCTTATAGATGACAAAATAGACACCGAGCTCTGCCAGAACTGTGGCAGCTATAAGAAACGAGGCGTCTGGGTCGATCCTCAAAGCTACGAGCTCGAGGAATTGCTGTTCGAGGTAAGTGAGAGCGCTCTCCTCGAGGTTCTGGGTAACTCCCTCGATGAAAGGGTCAGGGAGTTCGAGGTGGTTTCTCCGAAAGAGCTCGAGGAGGTTGAAAAACTTCCGGTTGGAAAGGCCCTCGTCAGCTTCCAGCCCGTTGACTGGCACATCGAGCACTTCCCGGCAATAATAACCTACGAGGTTCGCGTTAAGGCCCGGATACACGAGCTTCAGCGCGAACTCCACGACGAAACGAGAAAGGTTACGGTTTACGTCCGCCAGACCGTCTGCCCTCGCTGTTCAAGGTTCCTGGGAGGTTATTTCGAGGCCATCCTTCAGGTTCGGGCCGAGGGCAGACCGCTCACGGAGGAGGAGCGTAAGGCCGTTGGGGAACTCGTTGAGGAGAAGGTGGACGAGATAATGCGCAGGGACAGGATGGGCTTCATTCAGGACACCATAGAGAAGGAGGAGGGGCTCGATTTTTACATGGGGTCCACCTCCTCGGCAAGAAAGCTCGCCCATGCGATAAAGGAGCGCTTCGGTGGGAGTATAAGCGAGGCCTACGAGCTGGTCGGTCAGGACAGGATGACAAGCAAAGAGGTCTACAGGACGAGCGTGAGCGTTCGCCTGCCCGGGTTTTTAAAGGGGGACATCGTGGAGGACAGGAAGGGAAACGTCTACGAGGTCGAGGGAATCGACGGCAGGGGCATGGAGATGAGGAACCTCAAAACGCTGGAAAAGGAGCACCGGGACTGGAGAACCGTAAAGAGAGATGGAATAGAGAGGGTGGAGCACGAGGAGATTAACGCCATGGTGACGAGCGTAACTCCGGGGGAAGTCCAGCTCATGGACATGGAAAGTTATGAAACTTTTGAAATAGAACGTCCCCACATAGATCTGGAAGAAGGTAGAGTCTACAGGCTCATTAAGGTGAAGGGAAAATATTACGTGGAAAAGATTTGA
- a CDS encoding S8 family serine peptidase — MGRKALSILIVVVMLLGAVPAAYSVQAAPSTPVTATQKVTDPAVEKGSSGFIPGNVLQKEIEAVLKNSDKSVRLIVAPDKDHAAEVYNAIKKLGKVDPISKPELQFIVIEMPVSNVEKLAEIPGILHVWKDKTVKLPEPVAPEAGIGEVSPKKDLPNLPDMFMSVFTIRAYDTWMDYGVYGDNVTVAVLDTGVDVGHPFLQITLDGRPKIIDVHDASDEGRVDIYYSTNTTSNGTIEVNQNVTIDWGAYYFYYGHPAETNYTMGTYYVGNISGDDYYLGLLPERYFDLNNFTGTPNDPYELGLFGDLSDVYPVLIVNQSGNFIAYIDFNLDNNFTNDQPMGIFDLTHDYVTVNSTKVNVAFAEFDPDDGQAYFIWDAHGHGTHVSGTVAGVGLPSDPVFHDVYGVAPNAQLMEVKVLPGELGFGRYSWIINGMIYATLNGADVISMSLGGGGEINDGIESPENFYANLITDLYGVTFAIAAGNEGPSTNSVHSPGDSDLVITVGNYWESDRWDLLYGLPGVANGPAMSSSRGPRDDGMIDPDVMAPGTAIFSSLPLWYTVMNNNSYAYYDFWSGTSMATPHVSGAVALMISYAKQHNITYNPIMIRRALELSAEPTNQTMIDQGFGLIQVDKAIEKLEELSEEPTTYIFGGTTFTSFKNPIEEPMIPISQAYVDFNGYFQYMFGFPYLYRGVYIRNEYPGSVPVYFSPMVYEPGWGLWYVFENKTYSISTSVDWIIPNTTEVTIYGANAVYISDVMGQFSINIDYSKLQKSGTYVGLVYIDDPDTSYVDGYIPVVVDVPMNPNGENHAKLSDTARSGEAKHYFFKVPRGTKELRVTLRVPTDEQGNPMGRVKLVIARPMGEVVYDGVPGYYYVGPGGPLEYTWVVDNPVDGTWEITAYVSVSSYARTGYTDAHYEIEVESASVSISPEIIKKDTAQPSNVTVTAKVTNDYGNFNASVAGYGLGRLDVAYAMTRNVSQDEFDTIGVFIVNPTTYFLRLGITEPENSSADLDLYVYYFPTLDDLMNFANYTLYYDQIGPTSDEVFEKFMPEPGYYLVAVYGYDTVGYNPIHYTFYYQLLGDNGDVSVDGTPFSFDAGTSRTINANVELSDSGTYLGILGLLNADTGEAMTYAPMIFQVGMPEMYVAVYPEATLGEQSKLTIRLLDLSTMERIGLPAKVLVNGKEYYTDNGEVEVYFTPLELEETFQIAVFSDYYQDASKEVTVSVKEPVQSAVYSSTQLPPYVALGLGTVTDYTDTGKEITLTVEGPSGTTGYVLVTLPADTQYAEINSDHVVSYYLLTGQNAKYAVVEVKYASPVTLTVEYKTSRWIVSTYNYVWYMLYWMYDIKFDKLYQKALELGVDNETLQEAMAYKQLADTYYEKAKKFMVPEAESMGIGALPNLRMAYMNIIRAYSLLNKAIEEIETQG, encoded by the coding sequence ATGGGTAGAAAAGCGTTGAGCATTTTAATTGTAGTGGTGATGCTACTCGGGGCGGTTCCAGCGGCCTATTCAGTGCAGGCGGCTCCCTCTACCCCGGTAACCGCCACTCAGAAGGTCACGGATCCAGCGGTCGAAAAAGGATCCTCAGGTTTCATCCCGGGCAACGTTCTACAGAAGGAGATCGAAGCCGTTCTTAAGAACAGCGATAAAAGTGTGAGGTTGATAGTGGCACCCGATAAGGACCACGCGGCTGAAGTTTACAACGCCATTAAAAAGCTTGGAAAGGTAGATCCGATAAGCAAACCCGAACTCCAGTTCATCGTCATTGAAATGCCCGTTTCAAACGTTGAAAAGCTCGCCGAGATACCGGGAATACTGCACGTGTGGAAGGATAAAACCGTTAAGTTGCCAGAACCGGTAGCCCCGGAGGCGGGGATCGGTGAGGTTTCTCCCAAGAAGGACCTACCAAACCTTCCCGACATGTTCATGAGCGTCTTTACCATAAGGGCCTACGACACCTGGATGGACTACGGGGTCTACGGCGATAACGTTACCGTTGCAGTCCTCGATACCGGTGTCGACGTCGGGCACCCCTTCCTCCAGATAACCCTCGATGGCAGGCCAAAGATCATAGACGTACACGACGCGAGCGACGAGGGAAGGGTTGATATCTACTACTCGACCAACACCACCTCCAACGGAACCATAGAGGTAAACCAGAACGTCACAATCGACTGGGGAGCCTACTATTTCTATTACGGCCACCCGGCCGAGACCAACTACACCATGGGCACCTACTACGTTGGGAACATAAGCGGTGACGATTACTACCTCGGCCTCCTTCCGGAGAGGTACTTCGACCTCAACAACTTCACCGGAACTCCCAACGATCCCTATGAGCTCGGTCTCTTCGGTGATCTCAGCGACGTTTATCCCGTCCTGATAGTTAACCAGAGCGGGAACTTTATAGCCTACATAGACTTCAACCTCGACAACAACTTCACCAACGACCAACCGATGGGTATATTCGACCTTACCCACGATTACGTTACCGTTAACTCCACAAAAGTCAACGTCGCCTTTGCCGAGTTCGATCCGGATGATGGACAGGCATACTTCATCTGGGACGCGCACGGACACGGGACCCACGTCAGCGGTACGGTAGCGGGCGTCGGTCTGCCCAGCGATCCTGTCTTCCATGATGTTTACGGCGTTGCACCCAACGCCCAGCTCATGGAGGTAAAGGTCCTTCCGGGAGAGCTCGGCTTTGGAAGGTACAGCTGGATAATCAACGGCATGATATACGCCACCCTTAACGGTGCCGATGTCATAAGCATGTCCCTCGGCGGTGGCGGTGAGATAAACGACGGTATAGAGAGCCCCGAAAACTTCTACGCCAACCTGATCACTGACCTTTATGGGGTTACCTTCGCCATAGCCGCCGGAAACGAGGGACCGAGTACCAACTCCGTCCACTCCCCGGGTGACAGCGACCTCGTGATAACCGTCGGCAACTACTGGGAGAGCGATAGATGGGATCTCCTCTACGGCCTGCCCGGTGTTGCGAACGGCCCGGCCATGAGTTCGAGCAGGGGGCCGAGGGACGACGGTATGATCGATCCGGATGTTATGGCGCCGGGAACGGCCATATTCTCAAGCCTCCCGCTGTGGTACACGGTCATGAACAATAATTCATACGCCTACTACGACTTCTGGAGCGGCACCTCAATGGCCACACCGCACGTCAGCGGTGCCGTTGCGCTGATGATAAGCTACGCCAAGCAGCACAACATCACCTACAACCCGATAATGATAAGGCGCGCCCTCGAGCTCAGCGCCGAGCCCACCAACCAGACGATGATAGATCAGGGGTTCGGTCTCATACAGGTCGACAAGGCCATAGAAAAACTCGAGGAACTCAGCGAGGAACCAACCACCTACATCTTTGGAGGAACAACGTTCACGAGCTTCAAGAACCCGATCGAGGAGCCAATGATACCCATCTCACAGGCATACGTTGACTTCAACGGGTACTTCCAGTACATGTTCGGCTTCCCCTACCTCTACAGGGGAGTTTACATAAGGAACGAGTATCCGGGTAGCGTTCCGGTGTACTTCTCACCGATGGTATACGAGCCCGGATGGGGTCTCTGGTACGTCTTCGAGAACAAGACCTACAGTATAAGCACCAGCGTTGACTGGATAATTCCCAACACGACGGAGGTCACCATTTACGGCGCCAATGCGGTGTACATAAGTGACGTAATGGGCCAGTTCTCCATAAACATCGACTACTCCAAGCTCCAGAAGAGCGGCACCTACGTCGGACTTGTTTATATAGACGATCCAGACACGAGCTACGTTGACGGCTACATCCCGGTCGTCGTTGACGTACCAATGAACCCCAATGGAGAGAACCACGCCAAGCTGTCCGACACCGCCAGATCGGGTGAGGCCAAGCACTACTTCTTCAAGGTTCCGCGCGGCACGAAGGAGCTCCGCGTTACCCTTCGCGTGCCAACGGATGAGCAGGGCAACCCGATGGGAAGGGTCAAGCTCGTCATCGCGAGACCAATGGGTGAAGTGGTCTACGATGGTGTGCCCGGATATTACTACGTCGGTCCGGGTGGACCGCTTGAGTACACGTGGGTCGTTGATAACCCGGTCGATGGGACGTGGGAGATAACAGCCTACGTCAGCGTCAGCTCCTACGCCAGAACGGGCTATACGGATGCCCACTACGAAATCGAGGTTGAGAGTGCCTCCGTCTCGATATCCCCTGAGATCATAAAGAAGGACACCGCCCAGCCCTCGAACGTCACCGTTACGGCGAAGGTCACCAACGACTACGGCAACTTCAACGCCAGCGTAGCTGGCTACGGTCTCGGAAGGCTTGACGTAGCCTACGCGATGACCAGAAACGTCAGCCAGGACGAGTTTGATACTATCGGCGTGTTCATAGTTAACCCGACGACCTACTTCCTCAGGCTTGGAATCACCGAGCCAGAGAATTCCAGCGCGGACCTCGACCTGTACGTTTACTACTTCCCAACGTTGGATGACCTCATGAACTTCGCAAACTACACCCTCTACTACGACCAGATCGGCCCGACGAGCGATGAGGTCTTCGAGAAGTTCATGCCCGAGCCGGGATATTACCTCGTTGCGGTTTACGGCTACGACACAGTCGGCTACAACCCGATCCACTACACCTTCTACTACCAGCTCCTCGGCGACAACGGTGACGTGAGTGTCGACGGCACGCCTTTCAGCTTCGATGCCGGAACCTCCAGGACCATCAACGCCAACGTGGAACTCTCAGATAGCGGAACCTACCTCGGCATACTCGGTCTCCTGAACGCTGACACCGGAGAAGCGATGACCTACGCTCCGATGATTTTCCAGGTTGGAATGCCGGAGATGTACGTTGCTGTCTATCCAGAAGCAACCCTCGGAGAACAATCAAAGCTGACGATAAGGCTCCTTGACCTCTCAACGATGGAAAGGATAGGTCTCCCGGCGAAGGTCCTCGTAAACGGCAAAGAGTACTACACGGACAACGGTGAAGTCGAGGTTTACTTCACACCGCTCGAACTGGAGGAGACGTTCCAGATAGCTGTCTTCAGCGACTATTATCAGGACGCGTCAAAGGAGGTAACCGTCAGCGTTAAGGAGCCTGTTCAGAGCGCGGTATATTCCTCCACCCAGCTGCCACCGTACGTTGCTCTCGGTCTCGGCACGGTAACTGACTACACGGACACGGGCAAGGAGATAACCTTAACCGTCGAAGGTCCGAGCGGAACGACCGGATACGTCCTCGTGACGCTTCCCGCGGACACCCAGTACGCTGAGATAAACAGCGATCACGTGGTGAGCTACTACCTCCTCACGGGCCAGAACGCGAAGTACGCCGTGGTGGAGGTCAAATACGCCTCCCCGGTGACGTTGACGGTAGAATACAAGACCTCCCGCTGGATCGTCAGCACCTACAACTACGTCTGGTACATGCTCTACTGGATGTACGACATAAAGTTCGACAAGCTCTACCAGAAGGCCCTCGAGCTCGGCGTCGACAACGAAACCCTGCAGGAGGCAATGGCTTACAAGCAGCTCGCCGACACGTACTATGAGAAGGCCAAGAAGTTCATGGTTCCGGAGGCGGAGAGCATGGGGATAGGGGCACTGCCGAACCTCCGCATGGCCTACATGAACATCATAAGGGCCTACAGCCTCCTCAACAAGGCAATAGAGGAAATCGAGACTCAGGGCTGA